The following coding sequences lie in one Vibrio aerogenes genomic window:
- the frdC gene encoding fumarate reductase subunit FrdC, with amino-acid sequence MTHRKPYIREMNATWWQKHAFYRLYMLREATVLPLIFFTLSLLFGLGCLMKGPEAWQSWLNYMANPIIMIIHVIALAGSLFHAGTFFSMMPQVVPIRLRGKLIHKKTIVLAQWCLVTAISLIVLITI; translated from the coding sequence ATGACGCATCGAAAACCTTACATTCGTGAAATGAATGCAACCTGGTGGCAAAAGCACGCTTTCTACCGACTTTACATGTTGCGGGAAGCCACCGTATTACCACTGATATTTTTCACACTCTCATTACTGTTTGGTCTTGGCTGTTTGATGAAGGGCCCGGAGGCATGGCAATCATGGCTGAATTATATGGCGAATCCAATCATCATGATCATTCATGTGATCGCACTGGCGGGTAGCCTGTTTCATGCCGGTACTTTCTTCAGCATGATGCCACAGGTTGTTCCCATCCGCCTGAGAGGAAAACTGATCCATAAAAAAACAATCGTTCTGGCGCAATGGTGTCTCGTTACTGCCATTTCCCTGATCGTATTGATCACCATTTAA
- a CDS encoding succinate dehydrogenase/fumarate reductase iron-sulfur subunit, whose amino-acid sequence MSDIRVQKVEILRYDPEKDNEPYKQTFEVPFDETKSVLDALGYIKDNLDKNLSFRWSCRMAICGSCGMMVNGIPKLACKSFLRDYPDGLFIEPLANFPIEKDLIVDMTPFIERLEALKPYILGNDRTPEDGPNNQTPAQLAKYKQFAGCINCGLCYAACPQFGLNPEFLGPAAITLAHRYNLDSRDNGKAQRMTLLNGENGVWGCTFVGFCSEVCPKNVDPAAAVNQGKIESSTDFVIAMMKP is encoded by the coding sequence ATGTCAGATATCAGAGTTCAAAAAGTTGAAATTTTGCGTTATGACCCGGAAAAAGATAACGAACCATATAAGCAAACATTTGAAGTCCCGTTCGATGAAACAAAATCAGTCCTGGATGCTTTGGGTTACATCAAAGATAACCTGGATAAAAACCTCTCGTTCCGCTGGTCCTGCCGGATGGCGATTTGCGGCTCCTGCGGCATGATGGTGAACGGGATCCCGAAACTCGCCTGTAAGTCATTTTTGCGGGATTATCCGGATGGCCTCTTTATCGAACCACTGGCAAATTTTCCAATCGAAAAAGACCTGATTGTCGATATGACGCCATTTATTGAGCGTCTGGAAGCACTGAAGCCCTATATTCTTGGCAACGACAGAACACCAGAGGACGGCCCGAATAATCAGACACCGGCACAACTGGCAAAATATAAACAGTTTGCCGGATGTATCAACTGCGGGTTGTGCTATGCCGCCTGCCCTCAATTTGGTCTGAATCCGGAGTTTCTCGGCCCGGCAGCCATCACATTAGCCCATCGCTATAATCTTGACAGCCGGGATAATGGCAAAGCCCAGCGCATGACATTGCTCAATGGTGAAAATGGTGTTTGGGGATGTACCTTTGTCGGCTTCTGTTCCGAAGTTTGTCCCAAAAATGTTGATCCGGCAGCGGCGGTCAATCAGGGGAAAATAGAGTCATCCACTGATTTTGTTATTGCCATGATGAAACCATAG
- the frdD gene encoding fumarate reductase subunit FrdD translates to MIQTNPKRSDEPVWWGLFGAGGSWFAMVSPITILVVGILVPMGILNPEIMSYAHMIRFASHTLGALFIIGTLSLPMWHAMHRVHHGMHDLKIHTGNTGKIVSYGLAFSTTIFAIVFALII, encoded by the coding sequence ATGATTCAGACCAACCCAAAACGTTCAGACGAACCTGTATGGTGGGGATTATTCGGTGCCGGAGGCAGCTGGTTTGCAATGGTCTCGCCCATCACAATTCTGGTTGTTGGTATATTGGTTCCAATGGGGATCCTCAATCCGGAAATCATGAGTTATGCACATATGATTCGTTTCGCTTCACATACGTTAGGTGCACTGTTTATCATTGGCACCCTGTCACTGCCTATGTGGCATGCAATGCACCGGGTTCATCACGGCATGCATGATTTAAAAATCCACACCGGCAACACAGGTAAAATTGTCAGTTACGGACTTGCTTTCAGTACGACCATATTCGCCATTGTATTTGCACTGATTATATAA
- the frdA gene encoding fumarate reductase (quinol) flavoprotein subunit: MKTITTDITIIGAGGAGLRSAIAAAEADPDINIALISKVYPMRSHTVAAEGGSAAVIKEEDSLENHFNDTVGGGDWLCEQNVVEYFVENSTREMIQMEQWGCPWSRKDNGEVNVRRFGGMKVERTWFAADKTGFHMLHTLFQTSLKYEQIKRLDEYFVVDLLVEDEEIQGVVAIHMSEGEFVVIKSKSVILATGGAGRVYHTNTNGGIVTGDGMALAYRHGVPLRDMEFVQYHPTGLPGTGILMTEGCRGEGGIIVNKNGYRYLQDYGMGPETPVGQPKNKYMELGPRDKVSQAFWHEQQKGNTIKHPLGDVVHLDLTHLGQDYLHERLPFICELAKAYVNVDPAKEPIPIRPTVHYTMGGIECDPHCQTRIKGLFAVGECASSGLHGANRLGSNSLAEFVVFGRVAGEHAVQHAHQFTRWNEHSIEKQVAVVEKRITELLAQDGNENWADIRTEMGQAMESGCGIYRREDLLEETIAKLSELKARYKNIRIQDKGKVFNTDLLYAIEVGYGLDVAEAMAHSAIQRRESRGAHQRLDEGCTERDDVNYLKHTLAFYQPGQHPVIDYSQVTITQSQPKARLYGAAAEEAAAKEATAATQAEE; encoded by the coding sequence GTGAAAACAATAACCACAGATATTACGATTATCGGTGCCGGAGGTGCCGGGCTACGCAGCGCTATCGCCGCTGCTGAAGCAGATCCGGATATCAATATCGCGCTGATATCTAAAGTTTATCCGATGCGCTCTCATACCGTTGCTGCTGAAGGTGGTTCTGCGGCAGTCATTAAAGAAGAAGATAGTCTGGAAAACCATTTTAATGACACTGTTGGCGGTGGAGACTGGCTGTGTGAGCAAAATGTTGTTGAATATTTTGTTGAAAATTCGACCAGAGAAATGATCCAGATGGAGCAATGGGGGTGTCCCTGGAGCCGTAAGGATAACGGTGAAGTGAATGTCCGTCGTTTCGGGGGCATGAAGGTCGAACGGACCTGGTTTGCAGCGGATAAAACCGGATTTCACATGTTGCATACGCTATTCCAGACCTCTCTCAAGTATGAGCAAATTAAACGACTTGATGAATATTTTGTGGTTGATTTACTGGTTGAAGACGAAGAAATTCAGGGCGTCGTCGCCATACATATGTCTGAAGGTGAATTCGTCGTCATCAAGTCCAAATCCGTCATCCTTGCCACCGGCGGCGCGGGACGGGTTTATCATACAAACACCAACGGTGGTATTGTCACCGGAGACGGTATGGCATTGGCTTATCGCCATGGCGTCCCACTCCGGGACATGGAATTTGTTCAGTACCACCCAACCGGCCTGCCGGGAACCGGTATCCTGATGACCGAAGGTTGCCGTGGTGAAGGCGGAATTATTGTCAATAAAAACGGTTATCGTTATTTACAGGATTATGGCATGGGCCCGGAAACCCCCGTCGGTCAGCCCAAAAATAAATATATGGAACTGGGTCCGCGGGACAAAGTTTCACAAGCATTCTGGCATGAGCAGCAGAAAGGTAACACCATCAAACATCCGCTGGGTGATGTGGTACATCTTGACCTGACACATTTGGGCCAGGATTATCTGCACGAACGCCTGCCCTTTATCTGTGAACTGGCAAAAGCCTATGTCAATGTCGACCCGGCCAAAGAGCCAATTCCTATCCGGCCCACAGTACACTACACCATGGGTGGTATTGAATGCGATCCTCATTGCCAAACCAGAATTAAAGGACTGTTTGCTGTCGGAGAATGTGCTTCTTCCGGTCTCCATGGTGCAAACCGGCTGGGTTCAAATTCACTGGCAGAATTCGTGGTTTTTGGCCGCGTTGCAGGAGAACATGCCGTTCAGCATGCTCACCAGTTCACCCGCTGGAACGAACATTCAATTGAAAAACAGGTCGCCGTGGTTGAAAAACGTATCACAGAACTTCTTGCTCAGGATGGTAATGAAAACTGGGCTGATATCCGGACAGAAATGGGCCAGGCGATGGAATCCGGATGTGGTATTTATCGCCGGGAAGATCTGCTGGAAGAGACCATTGCTAAATTGAGTGAGTTAAAAGCCCGCTACAAAAATATCCGGATTCAGGATAAAGGCAAAGTATTTAACACTGATTTGCTCTATGCCATTGAAGTGGGTTATGGCCTTGATGTTGCAGAAGCTATGGCTCATTCCGCCATTCAGCGCAGAGAGTCCAGAGGCGCACATCAAAGGCTGGATGAAGGTTGTACCGAACGGGATGATGTGAATTATCTCAAACATACGCTGGCGTTTTATCAGCCCGGACAACATCCGGTCATTGATTACAGTCAGGTGACCATCACTCAATCTCAACCTAAAGCCCGTCTGTATGGCGCTGCAGCAGAAGAGGCTGCCGCAAAAGAAGCCACTGCAGCCACACAAGCGGAGGAATAA
- a CDS encoding LysR substrate-binding domain-containing protein has protein sequence MKNIETKWLKDFLTLAELKNFSHAAEARNVTQPAFSRRIKSLESELGLELIDRTKTPIELTLAGKQFKTSALSILHQLDEEVKRLSGSSFDGCHTVRLSAVHSIAITLLPKLHSCLFHPEKNTRLSVVANEVEDAVELLIDGKCDFLFSFYEDKLQVAPYRSIHLGRSYLYCVSAVDSQGNALFDLSADNDVPCLDYTPESYMGRIIQRTNSHLTSNSVCSSSMTNFIKALVMQGKGISWLPDYAIREELESGQLKILKEREPVPIDLYVYRYYSRLHESCEAIWSELNKICPIEDLNGESLLSGKTI, from the coding sequence ATGAAAAATATAGAAACAAAATGGTTAAAAGATTTTCTCACTCTTGCTGAGTTAAAAAACTTTTCCCATGCCGCTGAAGCCCGCAATGTCACTCAACCTGCTTTCAGTCGCAGGATAAAATCACTTGAATCGGAACTGGGACTTGAACTGATTGACAGAACGAAAACACCGATCGAGTTAACTCTGGCAGGAAAGCAGTTTAAAACGAGTGCATTATCTATTCTTCATCAGCTGGATGAAGAAGTGAAGCGCTTGTCTGGCAGTTCTTTTGACGGATGCCATACCGTCCGGCTGAGTGCAGTTCATTCGATTGCGATTACATTATTACCCAAGTTGCACTCATGTTTATTCCACCCTGAGAAAAATACCCGATTGTCGGTTGTGGCAAATGAAGTTGAAGATGCTGTCGAGTTGCTGATTGATGGAAAGTGCGATTTTCTCTTTTCTTTCTACGAAGATAAACTCCAGGTTGCACCATATCGTTCCATTCATTTGGGGAGGAGTTATTTATATTGTGTTTCTGCGGTGGACTCTCAAGGGAATGCATTGTTTGATTTATCAGCTGATAATGACGTACCGTGCCTGGATTATACACCTGAAAGTTATATGGGCAGAATTATTCAACGGACCAACAGTCATCTGACATCTAACTCAGTTTGTTCATCTTCAATGACCAATTTTATCAAAGCGTTAGTGATGCAGGGGAAAGGAATTTCCTGGTTGCCTGACTATGCGATTCGTGAAGAACTTGAATCCGGTCAGTTAAAAATATTGAAAGAAAGAGAGCCGGTCCCGATCGATTTGTATGTCTATCGTTATTACTCCCGGTTACATGAATCCTGTGAAGCCATCTGGAGTGAGCTGAATAAAATTTGTCCGATAGAAGATCTGAATGGTGAATCTCTTTTATCCGGTAAAACCATTTAA
- a CDS encoding dicarboxylate/amino acid:cation symporter: MSLIIKLFCGIIMGILMGIFAPEVIVQCLITIKYIVSQLIKFTIPLLILFYVTSGIAGLPKNSGKLLGKTVGLAYLSTLGAGLFAYAVASGLFPVLLHGAGHLPEAHTAIKPFLQLRIPPMMNIMTALTIAFIFGLGISNHDAGELRTVSNQGRDIIEMFLNKVMIPALPFYIAGVFADITVKGTVFATLKTFSLVLLAIIVMHWIWLTIQFCSAGIILRHSPMKILHRMMPAYFTAVGTMSSAATVPVTLQQTKRNGVSGPVANFVVPLCANIHMSGSVISIAGVAVAVMLMSGTTALPTLLQALPFLAMLGITMVAAPGAPGGAVMASAGLLGSMLGFTEEMIALQIVLHLAQDSFGTACNVTGDGVIALFIDRMTTHEEIAGDDDLQEAPVSINDSLYSE; the protein is encoded by the coding sequence ATGAGTTTAATTATTAAGTTATTCTGCGGAATAATCATGGGAATTCTCATGGGAATATTCGCGCCGGAAGTAATTGTTCAGTGTTTAATCACCATTAAATACATTGTAAGTCAGCTAATTAAATTTACTATACCACTCCTCATATTATTTTATGTCACCAGCGGTATCGCCGGATTACCCAAAAATTCAGGTAAATTACTTGGAAAAACCGTTGGCCTGGCCTATCTCTCTACGCTTGGCGCAGGACTCTTTGCCTATGCTGTCGCTTCCGGACTGTTCCCGGTGCTGCTTCATGGTGCTGGTCATCTTCCTGAAGCTCATACGGCTATCAAACCCTTTCTCCAGCTCCGTATTCCTCCCATGATGAATATTATGACCGCGCTGACAATTGCATTTATTTTCGGGCTGGGCATATCGAATCACGATGCAGGAGAACTCCGGACAGTCAGTAATCAGGGACGGGATATTATTGAAATGTTTTTAAATAAAGTCATGATCCCTGCCCTGCCCTTTTATATTGCCGGTGTGTTTGCTGACATCACAGTCAAAGGAACCGTTTTTGCTACGCTTAAGACCTTCAGCCTTGTCCTGCTTGCCATTATTGTCATGCACTGGATCTGGCTGACCATTCAGTTTTGCTCCGCCGGCATCATCCTGCGCCACTCCCCCATGAAAATATTGCACAGAATGATGCCGGCTTATTTTACTGCGGTAGGAACCATGTCATCAGCGGCGACCGTTCCGGTAACCCTTCAGCAAACGAAACGCAACGGTGTTTCAGGTCCGGTTGCCAACTTTGTTGTACCGCTTTGTGCCAATATTCATATGTCTGGTTCAGTCATCAGTATTGCCGGCGTTGCAGTCGCTGTCATGCTGATGTCAGGAACAACGGCACTGCCAACACTGTTACAGGCACTCCCGTTTCTCGCCATGCTGGGTATTACCATGGTTGCAGCACCTGGGGCTCCGGGAGGTGCCGTGATGGCATCTGCCGGATTACTTGGCTCCATGCTTGGATTTACTGAAGAAATGATCGCATTGCAAATTGTCCTTCATCTGGCTCAGGACAGTTTTGGCACGGCATGTAATGTCACCGGAGATGGTGTAATCGCGTTATTTATTGACAGAATGACAACGCATGAAGAAATCGCCGGGGATGACGATTTGCAGGAAGCGCCGGTTTCAATCAATGACTCTCTCTATTCTGAATAA